From the genome of Lotus japonicus ecotype B-129 chromosome 6, LjGifu_v1.2, one region includes:
- the LOC130724683 gene encoding methylthioribose-1-phosphate isomerase, whose amino-acid sequence MASSGSNELTGTNTLQSIRYNRGSLQLLDQRKLPLETIYLEIRDSTDGWNAIRDMVVRGAPAIAIAAALALAVEVSNLGDFSGSPSDAASFLQNKLEYLVSSRPTAVNLSDAATKLKEVISGAAATASEAKSVFQDYIEAAEIMLVDDVASNRAIGSYGATFIQHQVEKPKLSVLTHCNTGSLATAGYGTALGVIRALHSGGALERAYCTETRPFNQGSRLTAFELVHDKIPAALIADSAAAALMKSGRVDAVVVGADRVASNGDTANKIGTYSVALCAKFHNVPFYVAAPLTSIDLSLSSGEEIVIEERSPKELLNSRGGLGEQVAASGISVWNPAFDVTPANIISGIITEKGVITKSSAADAFDIKAFIQKTL is encoded by the exons ATGGCATCATCGGGTTCGAACGAACTCACCGGCACCAACACGCTTCAGTCCATTCGCTACAATCGCGGTTCCCTTCAGCTTCTTGATCAG AGAAAACTCCCTCTAGAAACAATTTACTTGGAGATTCGCGATTCAACCGATGGCTG GAATGCCATTCGGGATATGGTGGTCCGAGGAGCACCTGCTATTGCCATTGCAGCCGCACTCGCCCTGGCTGTGGAGGTATCTAATCTAGGTGATTTTAGTGGGTCGCCCAGTGATGCGGCTTCCTTCCTGCAGAACAAGTTAGAATATCTTGTCTCAAG TCGGCCAACTGCAGTGAACCTATCAGATGCTGCAACAAAACTCAAAGAAGTCATATCTGGAGCTGCTGCTACCGCTTCAGAGGCCAAAAGTGTTTTTCAG GATTATATAGAGGCTGCTGAAATTATGCTCGTCGATGATGTTGCCTCAAATAGAGCAATTGGTTCTTATGGAGCTACTTTTATTCAACACCAAGTTGAGAAGCCTAAGCTTTCTGTTTTGACCCATTGCAACACTGGAAG TTTAGCTACTGCTGGATATGGTACTGCTCTGGGTGTAATCCGTGCACTTCATAGTGGAGGAGCTTTAGAAAGGGCTTATTGCACAGAAACACGCCCATTCAATCAA GGATCTAGACTGACTGCCTTTGAGTTGGTACATGATAAAATACCAGCAGCTCTTATAGCGGATTCTGCTGCAGCTGCACTAATGAAGTCGGGACGCGTGGATGCTGTTGTTGTGGGGGCGGATCGTGTTGCATCAAACG GAGACACAGCCAACAAAATTGGAACCTACAGTGTTGCCTTATGTGCCAAGTTTCATAATGTACCCTTTTATGTGGCTGCACCATTGACTTCAATTGATCTCTCACTTTCTTCTGGAGAAGAAATTGTCATTGAGGAGAGATCTCCCAAGGAGTTGTTGAACTCACGTGGAGGACTTGGAGAGCAGGTTGCTGCATCAGGAATTTCTGTATGGAACCCTGCTTTTGATGTCACACCTGCTAACATAATATCTGGGATTATTACTGAGAAG GGTGTCATTACAAAGTCATCTGCTGCTGATGCTTTTGACATAAAAGCTTTCATACAAAAAACACTTTAA